From a region of the Falco peregrinus isolate bFalPer1 chromosome 5, bFalPer1.pri, whole genome shotgun sequence genome:
- the COL7A1 gene encoding collagen alpha-1(VII) chain isoform X1, with amino-acid sequence MSGWLLLLAMLPVLLAPPAAMAQKRSQAVCEDVLEADIAFLVDGSSSIGRNNFRAIRTFMDDLVGPFVQVVGEKAVRFAVVQYSDEPRVEFPFSQHTDGTSVRRAIQQLSYKGGNTRTGAGFRYIADNFFGPSQLRPGVPQICILITDGKSQDDAEGPAAKLKSQGIKVFAVGVKNADHKELIRVASTPTEAFFFYVGDFKLLGTLVPLMTRRVCTSAGGTLRMLDGPSHTGPSNLEILERGLDQLQIRWTAASGPVTGYRVQRVPLTGLGQPIVAERQEVRLGPRETSTVLRGLRMGTEYLVTVTAQYANSIGESVSSRARTQSRAGSLLDFRVVETGPTFLRVAWQPGPEPPQGYGLSYAVQGAAQGEEKSLGASTQSATLSNLRPDTEYVVMLRPRYAQQPTVPATLTARTRRLVGMQHLAVHNVSAQSMLLAWQPVGGATGYRLSWATLTGQDRHRVDLDSGRTSHALGGLQPNTDYVVTVAPLFGQLEGPTATVRQRTEVGTEQTLRTNILGPTSIQVLWTSAHDARGYRLEWKRATGLEPPRTVSLPSSTNTYQLTGLQPGTEYRITLYTLYDGGEVATPVTTFQTGVEAPVGAVSDLRLVEESGRWVRLGWTGVPGATEYKVVVRNSQDGTERTKRVPGSQTGLELGDLQEGIAYLVRVSALVGSREGSAATLTVRLKYPAVGSISELRVMEAGPSQLRVTWRGLPGASGYLLTWRGSDGLDQSRFLPADPTTFTIEGLHAGIVYTVGVTAIVDGREGNPVTATGRIAPEQVGTVSQLEVQASRSNVARVTWVGVPGATAYRVVWSRRDGGSETSRRVPGHISSFDIPDLEGGVSYTVKVTALVGNREGNPVSIIVTTPEAAPLPPVSSFQVMEASEHRLRLAWVPVASSAGYRLVWRLAEGGPQRSQQLPATTSSYDLGGLEPGRRYHISITSLGSGRESEPATITAVTTARGHVTNLRVTEVQRDSVTLTWTPIPGASGYILSWSPPTAGGETGQTLSGAASSQQVSGLRLGQRYTFTLRPLLGSAPGAETSVTERTVCRDARGDIVFLVHGTRDSSSGADAVRTLLSNTVSALGRLGPEGTQVALATYSYRSLPWLLLNRSSDLPAVLEQIRTMRYEEPSGNAIGAAITFARTYLLSPGAGRRSSVPAVLVVLADGPSGDDAIAAARDVKAGGVRVLAVGLEGSDREQLRRMVTGEDPRYIYSDGGALAELEGELTDDLCTIISTRPEPQPKPCTVQCPKGEKGDRGEAGPQGRTGPPGPPGEPGRHGLPGPPGPRGPQGLPGESVERPGKKGDRGFPGADGTPGSPGRPGNPGSPGQPGTQGIPGPRGDPGARGPMGLSGPKGNKGEPGEPRVIVDGAQGLPGQKGEPGTPGSPGPPGSPGPQGPFGDPGPPGLLGPMGPPGPPGEFVKGEKGDRGERGPPGLVDGAVPRGEPGPPGLPGDPGPRGPAGSPGLKGEKGDGKEGFPGPPGRPGDPGDRGPRGPPGEQGRKGDRGAPGELGETGEKGDRGVPGPEGEKGETGAPGRPGPSGREGGPGPAGPRGEKGDPGPPGKPAPSVAGVGGEKGDRGFPGPEGPPGPKGESGDKGARGAPGLSIPGPAGPKGEQGDRGIVGLTGRSGPKGDPGEPGEKGEPGRAGAPGQTGLRGKEGERGEKGDEGTPGEAGLPGKPGDRGPRGLPGYRGPPGEKGDSGDPGPEGRNGSPGAPGSKGDRGEPGPAGPPGRTVDVGLGGVGEKGEKGDPGDPGEDGAKGARGDAGSPGLPGERGVEGPRGPPGARGDPGDRGLPGEKGDRGPPGLDGRNGLEGKLGPPGPAGLRGDPGKQGDPGRDGLPGLRGEQGLPGPVGPLGPPGIPGKPGDDGKPGISGKNGEDGMPGEDGRKGDKGDTGPPGREGHSGVKGEQGDRGLPGPLGPPGLPGIPGQVGPPGQGLPGLRGVAGPKGDPGEPGLQGEPGRPGNPGARGDPGAAVNIERSLEALGIKISSLKELTGAYDGSSDSFLPVSERLRGQKGSRGEPGERGPPGREGSLGFPGERGPKGDKGDPGAPGPQGPTGRAVGERGPEGPPGQPGEPGKPGIPGVPGRAGELGEAGRPGEKGDRGEKGDRGEQGREGLPGPPGPPGPKADVVEGSLMGLPGERGPTGPKGAKGEPGAEGERGPKGDKGEGGPRGERGEPGEKGRDGAPGLLGERGLAGPEGKPGLPGFPGVLGRPGNQGDPGPPGPPGSTGPPGSQGPAGTKGDPGEPGSGIRGLPGPQGSMGLPGPPGPPGPVGPPGVPGLPGQVGESGKPGVPGRDGVPGKDGEAGMPGKMGVPGPSGPVGPKGEPGDAGVPGQAIAGPPGAKGEKGEPALLEGVLLGEPGSKGDRGLPGPKGEKGEPGRFGEPGDPGEDGAKGSSGAKGEKGSPGVGVQGPPGQDGPPGLKGDTGLPGLPGPPGLAGIAGTPGQPGLRGDNGQPGLPGPPGERGLIGFPGRDGTPGPPGPTGPPGPAGVQGASGLKGDKGAPGAGLPGARGERGDPGPRGEDGRPGPEGDRGPAGLPGNRGERGDKGDIGAPGPKGDKGDTVVVEGLAGARGSKGEPGERGLKGTEGDKGDKGEQGMPGEKGVRGEKGEKGSTGFPGARGPGGQKGEVGASGEPGEPGQPGRDGIPGARGEKGDMGPLGMRGPKGDRGMKGACGLDGDKGEKGEPGIPGRSGLLGRKGEPGELGLSGPPGIPGKEGLMGPKGDRGFDGQQGAKGDQGEKGDRGAPGIIGGPGPRGSDGAPGPPGPPGNVGPRGPEGMQGQKGERGPPGQSVPGARGVPGIPGERGEQGSPGTQGLHGEKGEPGMTEEEIRAFVRQEMSQHCACGGHFPRRLDSREHSGGWGARARSSLHSVQGGGRSVRQEREHGQTGLFPTQSFLAGGAHEVPVLKLSHTEEEEGQNRAVMLDTDDLEYESMYGEEEDYDEVLEMDSLEQPSMDAEPCSLPLDEGDCQRYTLRWYYNQRVTDCRPFVYSGCRGNLNRFDSKEECELRCRQRAGADARGVASSTAGGQPKA; translated from the exons ATGAgtggctggctcctgctcctcGCCATGCTCCCTGTGCTCCTGGCCCCCCCGGCCGCCATGGCGCAGAAGAGGAGCCAAG CAGTGTGCGAGGATGTGCTGGAGGCCGACATCGCCTTCCTGGTGGACGGCTCATCCAGCATCGGCAGGAACAACTTCCGCGCCATCCGCACCTTCATGGACGACCTGGTGGGGCCCTTCGTGCAGGTGGTGGGTGAGAAGGCGGTGCGCTTCGCCGTGGTGCAGTACAGTGATGAGCCGCG GGTGGAGTTCCCCTTCTCCCAGCACACCGATGGCACAAGCGTCCGGAGGGCCATCCAGCAGCTCAGCTACAAGGGTGGCAACACACGGACTGGCGCTGGCTTCCGTTACATCGCTGACAACTTCTTTGGCCCCTCGCAGCTCCGTCCCGGGGTCCCGCAG ATCTGCATCCTCATCACAGATGGCAAATCCCAGGATGATGCTGAGGggccagcagcaaagctgaagaGCCAGGGCATCAAGGTCTTTGCCGTGG GGGTCAAGAACGCCGACCACAAGGAGCTTATCCGTGTGGCCTCAACACCCACTGAAGCCTTCTTCTTCTACGTTGGTGACTTCAAGCTGCTGGGGACGCTGGTGCCACTGATGACACGCAGGGTGTGCACAAGCGCTGGGGGGACCCTGCGCATGCTGG ATGGACCGAGCCACACTGGTCCCTCCAACCTGGAGATCCTGGAGCGCGGCCTCGACCAGCTGCAGATCCGCTGGACGGCAGCCAGCGGCCCCGTCACAGGCTACCGGGTTCAGCGTGTGCCACTgacggggctggggcagcccatCGTGGCGGAGAGGCAGGAG GTGAGACTGGGACCACGGGAGACGAGCACTGTACTGCGGGGGCTGCGCATGGGGACGGAGTACCTGGTCACTGTCACTGCCCAGTACGCCAACAGCATCGGCGAGTCAGTATCCAGCCGAGCACGTACCC AGAGCCGTGCTGGCTCCCTGCTGGATTTCCGTGTGGTGGAGACCGGACCAACCTTCCTGCGTGTAGCCTggcagcctggccctgagcccccccagggctACGGCCTCAGCTACGCTGTGCAAG GAGCAGCCCAGGGTGAGGAGAAGAGCCTGGGAGCCAGCACACAGTCAGCCACGCTCAGCAACCTGCGCCCCGACACTGAGTATGTGGTAATGCTCCGACCCCGCTATGCACAGCAGCCCACCGTCCCCGCCACGCTCACTGCCCGGACAC GGCGCCTGGTGGGCATGCAGCACTTGGCTGTCCACAACGTCTCAGCGCAGAGCATGCTGCTGGCCTGGCAGCCCGTTGGCGGTGCCACCGGCTACCGGCTCTCCTGGGCAACCCTCACAG ggcaggacaggcaTAGGGTGGACCTGGATTCTGGGCGGACGTCACACgcgctgggggggctgcagcccaaCACTGACTACGTGGTGACGGTGGCCCCACTTTTTGGGCAGCTGGAGGGGCCCACAGCCACTGTGCGGCAGAGGACGG AAGTGGGCACAGAGCAGACACTGCGGACCAACATCCTGGGCCCCACGTCCATCCAGGTGCTCTGGACCAGTGCCCATGATGCCCGTGGCTACCGCCTGGAGTGGAAGAGAGCCACAG gACTGGAGCCCCCCAGGACGGtgtccctccccagcagcaccaacACCTACCAGCTGacggggctgcagccaggcactgaGTACCGCATCACCCTCTACACCCTCTATGATGGTGGTGAGGTGGCCACCCCCGTCACCACCTTCCAGACAG GTGTGGAGGCACCTGTGGGTGCCGTGTCGGACCTGCGGCTGGTTGAGGAGTCGGGCAGGTGGGTGCGACTGGGCTGGACTGGTGTTCCTGGTGCCACGGAGTACAAAGTGGTTGTGCGCAACAGCCAGG atGGCACGGAGAGGACAAAGCGTGTCCCAGGCAGCCAgacagggctggagctgggtgACCTCCAGGAGGGCATCGCCTACCTGGTGCGTGTCTCAGCACTGGTGGGCAGCCGTGAGGGCAGCGCCGCCACGCTCACCGTCCGCCTCA AATacccagctgtgggcagcatcTCGGAGCTGCGTGTGATGGAGGCCGGGCCCAGCCAGCTGCGGGTCACCTGGCGAGGGCTACCAGGTGCCAGCGGTTACCTGCTGACGTGGCGAGGCAGTGACG GTCTGGATCAATCCCGCTTTCTCCCTGCCGACCCCACCACCTTCACCATCGAGGGGCTGCATGCTGGCATTGTCTACACTGTTGGTGTCACAGCTATTGTGGATGGCCGTGAGGGCAACCCTGTCACTGCCACGGGGCGGATAG CACCTGAGCAGGTGGGGACAGTGTCTCAACTGGAGGTGCAGGCATCCAGGAGCAATGTTGCCCGTGTCACCTGGGTTGGTGTGCCAGGAGCCACTGCCTACCGCGTGGTGTGGAGCCGCAGGGACG GGGGCTCGGAGACCAGCCGGCGGGTTCCCGGCCACATCAGCTCTTTTGACATCCCTGACCTGGAGGGAGGTGTCTCCTACACTGTGAAGGTGACAGCGCTCGTAGGCAACCGTGAGGGAAACCCTGTCTCCATCATCGTCACCACCC CGGAGGCAGCCCCACTGCCCCCTGTCAGCAGCTTCCAGGTGATGGAGGCCTCGGAGCACCGCCTGCGCCTGGCCTGGGTGCCAGTGGCCAGCAGCGCCGGGTACCGCCTTGTCTGGCGCCTGGCTGAGG GGGGGCCCCAgcgcagccagcagctcccggCCACCACCAGCTCCTACGACCTGGGCGGGCTGGAGCCAGGCCGGCGCTACCACATCAGCATCACCAGCCTGGGCAGTGGCCGGGAGAGCGAGCCAGCCACCATCACTGCTGTCACCA CTGCCCGGGGCCATGTCACCAACCTGCGGGTGACAGAGGTACAGAGGGACTCAGTGACACTCACCTGGACCCCAATTCCTGGCGCCTCTGGCTACATCCTTTCCTGGAGCCCCCCCACAG CTGGTGGGGAGACAGGGCAGACGCTGtctggtgctgccagctcccagcaggtTTCTGGGCTGCGCCTGGGCCAGCGCTACACCTTCACCCTTCGTCCGCTCCTGGGGAGCGCACCGGGCGCCGAGACATCTGTCACCGAGCGCACAG TTTGCAGGGATGCCCGTGGTGACATTGTCTTCCTGGTGCACGGCACCCGTGACAGCTCCTCCGGTGCCGATGCTGTGCGCACCCTCCTCTCCAACACGGTGTCTGCCCTGGGGCGCCTGGGCCCTGAGGGCACCCAG GTGGCTCTGGCCACGTACAGCTACcgcagcctgccctggctgctcctcaACCGCTCCAGTGAcctgcctgctgtgctggagcagatcCGCACCATGCGCTACGAGGAGCCCAGCGGCAATGCCATCG GGGCAGCCATCACCTTTGCCAGGACCTACCTGCTGAGCCCGGGTGCAGGGCGCCGGTCCAGTGTGCCAGCGGTGCTGGTGGTCCTGGCTGATGGCCCTTCTGGGGACGATGCCATTGCTGCAGCCAGGGACGTCAAGGCTGGTG GAGTCCGGGTGCTGGCGGTGGGCTTGGAGGGGTCAGACCGAGAGCAGCTCCGGCGCATGGTCACTGGTGAGGACCCGCGCTACATCTACAGTGATGGTGgtgccctggcagagctggagggagagCTCACCGACGACCTCTGCACCATCATCTCCACCAGG CCGGAGCCCCAGCCGAAGCCCTGCACAGTGCAGTGCCCCAAG GGCGAGAAGGGAGACCGCGGCGAGGCA GGACCACAAGGACGCACGGGGCCACCAGGCCCCCCTGGCGAGCCG GGCCGCCACGGGCTGCCTGGCCCTCCAGGACCCCGGGGGCCACAGGGTCTGCCGGGAGAGAGTGTCGAGCGGCCGGGCAAGAAGGGGGACAGG GGGTTCCCCGGAGCTGATGGGACACCAGGAAGCCCTGGCCGCCCTGGGAACCCTGGATCACCTGGGCAGCCG GGTACCCAGGGCATCCCTGGCCCCCGAGGGGATCCT GGGGCACGGGGGCCAATGGGGCTTTCTGGCCCGAAGGGGAACAAAGGCGAGCCG GGAGAGCCCAGGGTGATTGTGGATGGAGCACAGGGACTGCCAGGCCAGAAAGGGGAGCCGGGCACACCG ggcagccctggccccccTGGGAGCCCCGGCCCACAGGGGCCCTTTGGTGATCCAGGTCCCCCCGGTCTGCTTGGACCCATGGGGCCACCAGGACCTCCGGGAGAGTTTGTGAAG GGCGAGAAGGGTGACCGAGGAGAAAGG GGCCCCCCTGGACTTGTGGATGGGGCAGTGCCTCGAGGGGAACCCGGCCCTCCG GGCCTGCCTGGGGACCCTGGGCCCCGGGGACCTGCTGGGTCCCCTGGCCTGAAGGGAGAGAAG GGTGATGGCAAAGAAGGTTTCCCAGGGCCACCTGGCCGCCCTGGGGACCCAGGAGACCGG GGCCCTCGGGGACCaccaggggagcagggcaggaag GGAGACCGTGGGGCGCCGGGTGAGCTGGGAGAGACGGGCGAGAAG GGGGACCGCGGCGTGCCAGGCCCCGAGGGAGAGAAG GGTGAGACAGGAGCCCCAGGGCGCCCAGGGCCATCTGGCAGAGAG GGAGGTCCAGGACCAGCCGGCCCCCGGGGGGAGAAG GGCGATCCAGGACCACCTGGCAAGCCG GCTCCCAGTGTGGCCGGTGTTGGAGGAGAGAAG GGTGACAGAGGCTTCCCAGGACCAGAAGGACCTCCTGGCCCGAAGGGCGAGTCAGGAGATAAAGGCGCCCGT GGTGCCCCTGGCCTGAGCATCCCAGGGCCGGCTGGCCCCAAAGGCGAGCAGGGTGATCGG GGTATCGTTGGCCTCACGGGCAGGAGCGGCCCAAAG GGCGATCCAGGGGAGCCAGGAGAGAAGGGTGAGCCGGGCCGAGCAGGCGCCCCAGGGCAGACCGGGCTGCGTGGCAAGGAG ggagagcGTGGAGAGAAGGGTGATGAAGGCACCCCG GGTGAAGCGGGTCTGCCTGGCAAACCTGGAGACAGGGGCCCCCGG GGCCTCCCTGGCTACCGCGGCCCCCCAGGGGAGAAGGGGGACTCAGGGGACCCAGGTCCCGAAGGCAGGAAT ggcagccctggagcaccAGGGAGCAAAGGTGACCGTGGGGAGCCG GGGCCTGCCGGACCCCCAGGACGAACT GTTGATGTGGGGCTCGGTGGAGTAGGGGAGAAGGGTGAGAAG GGGGACCCTGGGGACCCTGGTGAGGATGGTGCAAAGGGTGCCCGGGGCGATGCCGGCTCCCCTGGCCTGCCTGGAGAGAGG GGTGTGGAGGGTCCTCGTGGCCCCCCCGGTGCACGG GGTGACCCCGGGGACCGAGGCCTGCCAGGAGAGAag GGGGACCGTGGCCCACCAGGGCTGGATGGCCGCAACGGGCTGGAAGGCAAACTTGGTCCCCCAGGCCCTGCTGGGCTGCGG GGGGACCCGGGGAAGCAGGGGGACCCCGGCCGGGAC gggctgcctgggctgcgTGGGGAACAGGGACTGCCTGGCCCCGTGGGTCCCCTGGGACCACCTGGCATCCCC gGCAAACCTGGCGATGACGGCAAACCCGGCATCAGCGGCAAGAAC GGAGAAGACGGGATGCCGGGAGAGGATGGGAGAAAG GGAGACAAAGGTGACACAGGACCTCCTGGCAGAGAG GGCCACAGTGGCGTCAAGGGCGAGCAGGGGGACAGAGGTCTGCCAGGCCCCCTTggcccccccggcctccccggCATCCCAGGCCAGGTCGGCCCCCCAGGCCAG GGCTTGCCAGGGCTCCGTGGGGTGGCTGGACCAAAG gGGGACCCGGGGGAGCCTGGACTGCAAGGGGAGCCA GGGCGACCTGGCAACCCTGGAGCACGTGGAGaccctggggctgcagtg AACATTGAACGTAGCCTGGAAGCACTTGGCATCAAG aTTTCATCCCTGAAGGAGCTCACAGGTGCCTACGACGGGAGCTCGGACTCATTTCTGCCGGTGTCGGAGCGGCTGCGGGGCCAGAAGGGCAGCCGGGGGGAGCCGGGAGAGAGGGGGCCTCCAGGTCGAGAG GGCTCCTTAGGCTTCCCCGGTGAGCGAGGACCCAAAGGTGACAAGGGGGACCCCGGTGCCCCTGGCCCCCAGGGCCCCACGGGCCGTGCTGTGGGCGAGCGGGGTCCTGAGGGGCCACCCGGGCAGCCGGGGGAGCCTGGCAAGCCAGGCATCCCTGgggtgccgggccgggctggggagctgggggaggccGGGCGGCCCGGAGAGAAG GGCGACCGGGGCGAAAAGGGTGACCGGGGCGAGCAG GGCAGGGAAGGCTTGCCTGGCCCCCCAGGGCCCCCAGGGCCCAAG GCAGACGTGGTGGAGGGCAGCCTGATGGGTTTACCGGGTGAGCGTGGCCCCACCGGACCCAAGGGAGCGAAG GGCGAGCCAGGAGCCGAGGGTGAGCGCGGACCCAAAGGAGATAAG GGTGAGGGTGGCCCACGAGGCGAGCGAGGGGAGCCCGGCGAGAAGGGCAGGGATGGTGCCCCG GGTCTCCTGGGTGAGAGAGGGCTGGCTGGCCCCGAGGGGAAGCCG GGCTTGCCAGGCTTCCCCGGCGTGCTGGGACGCCCG GGCAACCAGGGAGACCCAGGACCCCCAGGACCTCCG GGAAGCACTGGCCCACCGGGGAGCCAGGGCCCAGCTGGGACCAAG GGCGATCCGGGGGAACCTGGCTCTGGCATCCGG GGCTTGCCTGGTCCCCAGGGCAGCATGGGACTGCCTGGCCCCCCTGGTCCCCCGGGCCCAGTG GGCCCACCGGGTGTTCCTGGGCTGCCAGGACAAGTG GGGGAGAGCGGGAAGCCAGGTGTGCCGGGCAGGGATGGCGTGCCAGGGAAGGATGGCGAGGCAGGGATGCCTGGGAAGATG GGCGTGCCGGGACCTTCAGGCCCTGTGGGTCCCAAGGGAGAGCCAGGGGATGCCGGCGTGCCAGGGCAG GCCATCGCCGGCCCTCCTGGCGCCAAAGGCGAGAAG GGCGAGCCGGCGCTGCTGGAGGGTGTGCTGCTGGGAGAACCC GGCTCCAAGGGCGACCGAGGCTTGCCGGGCCCCAAGGGCGAGAAG GGGGAGCCAGGACGATTCGGGGAGCCAGGAGATCCTGGGGAAGAT GGAGCCAAGGGATCCTCTGGAGCCAAAGGGGAGAAG GGATCGCCAGGTGTTGGTGTGCAGGGGCCGCCAGGACAGGATGGGCCTCCAGGTTTGAAG GGTGACACTGGTTTGCCAGGACTACCAGGACCCCCAGGCTTAGCAGGCATTGCTGGGACACCGGGACAGCCAGGCCTGAGAGGGGACAATGGGCAGCCTGGCCTGCCGGGTCCCCCAGGAGAAAGG GGTTTGATCGGCTTTCCCGGGAGAGACGGCACCCCCGGGCCACCGGGACCCACGGGGCCCCCAGGGCCAGCA GGCGTACAAGGGGCTTCTGGCCTGAAGGGTGACAAG GGTGCGCCGGGGGCCGGGCTGCCAGGAGCCAGAGGCGAGCGTGGAGACCCAGGGCCACGG GGTGAAGACGGGCGCCCAGGACCAGAAGGGGATCGAGGGCCGGCG GGCTTGCCTGGGAACCGGGGGGAGCGTGGGGACAAG GGTGACATTGGGGCCCCAGGGCCCAAAGGAGACAAG GGCGATactgtggtggtggaggggcTCGCTGGAGCCCGAGGCAGCAAGGGGGAGCCG GGAGAGCGTGGCCTGAAGGGCACAGAAGGGGACAAGGGGGACAAGGGGGAGCAAGGCATGCCCGGAGAGAAG GGGGTGAGGGGCGAGAAAGGCGAGAAGGGCTCCACAGGCTTTCCTGGGGCACGTGGCCCTGGTGGGCAAAAA GGAGAGGTCGGAGCATCAGGAGAGCCTGGCGAGCCG GGCCAGCCTGGCCGTGATGGGATCCCCGGAGCccggggggagaagggggacaTGGGACCCCTGGGCATGCGTGGCCCCAAG GGTGATCGGGGCATGAAAGGCGCCTGTGGCCTTGATGGGGACAAGGGCGAGAAG GGAGAGCCGGGGATCCCGGGGCGCTCAGGGCTGCTAGGGAGGAAAGGCGAGCCG GGAGAGCTGGGTCTGTCGGGACCACCGGGCATCCCTGGGAAGGAGGGGCTCATGGGACCCAAG GGCGACCGGGGCTTCGACGGGCAGCAGGGAGCCAAAGGAGACCAGGGGGAGAAAGGAGACCGG GGTGCCCCGGGCATTATCGGTGGCCCTGGTCCCCGGGGTAGTGATGGTGCTCCTGGGCCGCCGGGGCCCCCAGGGAATGTCGGCCCACGAGGTCCTGAGGGCATGCAGGGCCAGAAG GGAGAGAGAGGGCCCCCTGGACAGTCGGTGCCAGGGGCCCGTGGTGTGCCTGGCATCCCTGGTGAGAGAGGAGAGCAG GGCAGTCCTGGCACCCAGGGGCTCcatggggagaagggggagccGGGCATGACG gaggaggagatccGTGCCTTCGTCAGGCAGGAGATGAGCCAGCACTGTG CCTGCGGCGGCCACTTCCCGCGGCGCCTGGATTCACGTGAGCACTCAG gaggctggggggctCGGGCCAGGAGCAGCCTCCACTCTGtccagggaggaggaagaagcgTCCGCCAGGAGAGGGAGCATGGCCAAACAG GGCTCTTCCCCACACAGTCGTTCCTTGCTGGCGGTGCTCACGAAGTCCCTGTGCTCAAGTTGTCACAcactgaggaagaggagg GGCAAAACAGGGCGGTTATGCTTGACACAGATGACCTCGAGTATGAGAGCATGTATGGAGAGGAAGAGGACTATGATGAGGTCCTGGAGATGGACAGCTTGGAGCAGCCCTCAATGGATG